A genome region from Flavobacterium sp. includes the following:
- a CDS encoding restriction endonuclease, translated as MGAINWRLETLINTLLDIVVVKSGLVISEDFLIGILVQGYPDEEMFKDYNSKKGMTIRMRSENFDEYCWLVRKRLGELDESDSPLLLNDLEKYLEWDSKGYNIVGVHERFMELMAEAYDHENPTLIDPNPIVDKILEEKIAPAEVVINALENIMHNQKMSNNIKPVEEILWDGGIELNKLFQDEHIPLVASQFIDQKFINYLAVNPEKLEYMHWRNFERLTAEFFNRQDYSVELGPGSNDGGIDIRVFDKNDSIKPYIIIQCKRHKETNDVKIETVKSFYSDVQFEGAVKGLIATTSRVATGGKKVVAIRKYPLQFAENKEIESWVKAMTKR; from the coding sequence ATGGGAGCTATAAATTGGAGGTTGGAGACCTTAATAAATACTTTGTTAGATATTGTCGTGGTCAAGTCTGGATTAGTGATTTCAGAAGATTTTCTTATTGGAATACTTGTACAGGGCTATCCTGATGAGGAAATGTTTAAAGATTATAATTCTAAAAAAGGAATGACCATAAGAATGCGATCCGAGAATTTTGATGAATATTGCTGGTTGGTGCGGAAGAGACTGGGAGAACTTGACGAGAGTGATTCGCCATTATTGTTAAATGATTTAGAAAAATATTTGGAATGGGATAGCAAGGGATATAATATTGTTGGGGTTCATGAAAGGTTCATGGAATTAATGGCCGAAGCATATGATCACGAAAATCCAACGTTAATAGATCCTAATCCCATAGTTGATAAAATTTTAGAGGAAAAAATTGCTCCTGCTGAAGTTGTTATAAATGCGTTAGAAAATATCATGCATAATCAAAAAATGTCGAACAATATAAAACCTGTTGAAGAAATTTTATGGGACGGTGGAATTGAATTAAACAAATTGTTTCAAGATGAACACATACCTCTTGTCGCTTCCCAATTTATTGATCAAAAATTTATTAATTATCTGGCTGTCAATCCAGAGAAATTGGAATATATGCACTGGCGAAATTTTGAAAGACTAACGGCTGAGTTTTTTAACAGACAGGATTATTCAGTAGAACTTGGACCTGGTTCAAATGATGGCGGTATTGACATAAGGGTTTTCGATAAAAATGATAGCATAAAGCCTTATATAATAATCCAGTGTAAAAGGCATAAAGAAACGAATGATGTCAAAATTGAAACGGTTAAATCATTCTACTCGGATGTCCAGTTTGAAGGTGCAGTAAAAGGGCTTATAGCCACGACCTCCAGGGTTGCTACTGGAGGCAAAAAGGTGGTTGCCATTAGAAAATATCCCCTGCAGTTTGCTGAGAATAAGGAAATAGAGAGCTGGGTAAAAGCGATGACAAAACGATAA
- a CDS encoding GNAT family N-acetyltransferase: protein MTKQIADQIADLLNARNQLVNTYTGECILKSRANYVYLVDSGKIIALAESKKVQWYQWEISHVVVAEEYEGKGYGNEILALAEAKAQDGGAKVLQCTIRTSNDSSIRLFSRKGYSQVNRFFYPKSGNWVYVYQKVISVK from the coding sequence ATGACGAAACAAATTGCCGATCAAATTGCCGATCTGCTGAATGCAAGAAACCAATTAGTCAACACTTATACAGGTGAATGCATTTTAAAATCGAGAGCTAATTATGTTTATCTGGTGGATAGCGGAAAAATTATTGCCTTAGCTGAAAGCAAGAAGGTTCAATGGTATCAATGGGAAATTTCACATGTCGTAGTTGCAGAAGAATACGAGGGGAAAGGTTACGGTAATGAAATCCTTGCACTGGCAGAAGCCAAAGCGCAAGATGGCGGTGCAAAAGTTCTGCAATGCACCATCAGAACCAGCAATGATAGCAGTATCCGTCTTTTTTCAAGGAAAGGATATTCTCAGGTCAACAGATTTTTCTATCCAAAAAGCGGAAACTGGGTGTATGTTTACCAAAAGGTAATCAGTGTTAAGTAA
- a CDS encoding RES family NAD+ phosphorylase has protein sequence MNEIKDNDQIQLCIECAKDIRLKKLISNIGIKGLCTCCENNEFVIGAESNEFIQMIKALIRYHFSEWDYNEHWGGDGYIALIEENFINKENFKNQDICDELMDIIDSFEAYEDSDKGVSIFAGHYDGQQNPLLQAIKTNLDYSITEIAEKLKTENYFKFEDQITKMLSKYADCAEMLIKKETGFYRARTGVEDKKRSVITGGFEGQDIFVPFSGTKIGAPPPGIAGIGRLNRAGVTYLYCATDKYTAISEIRPHPGDVVSIGKFITNRDLRIFDLTDSQFLNFYQSDKRLREFGKLNTFSELMQQVIPPAERHVYSITQLIADCIRKLDFDGILFASSVGTGENLVVFEPELLHYTFEEAEVVEIKEVNYQYFQRECRKDVSEIF, from the coding sequence ATGAATGAAATAAAAGATAATGATCAGATACAACTCTGTATCGAATGCGCAAAGGATATTCGACTAAAAAAACTGATTAGTAACATCGGAATAAAAGGGTTGTGCACCTGCTGTGAAAATAATGAATTTGTCATAGGTGCTGAGAGCAACGAATTTATTCAGATGATTAAGGCCTTGATCCGTTATCATTTTTCCGAGTGGGACTACAACGAGCATTGGGGAGGAGATGGATATATTGCGCTCATTGAAGAAAATTTTATAAATAAGGAAAATTTTAAGAATCAAGATATTTGCGATGAATTGATGGATATTATAGATTCGTTTGAAGCATACGAAGATTCTGACAAGGGCGTTTCAATATTTGCTGGTCATTACGATGGTCAACAAAATCCTCTTCTTCAGGCTATTAAGACAAATTTAGATTATTCCATAACCGAGATTGCAGAAAAACTAAAAACTGAGAATTACTTCAAATTTGAAGATCAAATAACCAAAATGCTGTCGAAGTATGCAGACTGCGCAGAAATGCTTATAAAGAAAGAAACCGGTTTTTACAGGGCTAGAACAGGAGTTGAAGATAAAAAAAGGAGCGTGATAACTGGGGGATTTGAAGGACAAGACATATTTGTTCCATTTTCTGGCACAAAGATTGGCGCTCCTCCACCTGGAATTGCGGGTATTGGGAGATTAAATAGAGCAGGGGTCACTTATCTTTATTGTGCTACTGACAAATACACCGCGATATCAGAAATACGTCCTCATCCGGGTGATGTGGTTTCCATAGGCAAATTTATTACAAATAGGGATTTGAGAATTTTCGATCTTACTGACAGTCAATTTTTGAATTTTTATCAAAGTGATAAGAGGCTGCGAGAGTTCGGAAAGCTGAATACATTTAGTGAATTGATGCAGCAGGTCATTCCACCTGCGGAAAGGCATGTATACAGCATAACACAATTGATCGCAGATTGTATTAGAAAACTGGATTTTGACGGCATCCTGTTTGCAAGTTCTGTCGGTACAGGTGAAAATTTGGTTGTTTTCGAACCTGAGCTGTTACATTATACATTTGAAGAAGCGGAGGTCGTAGAAATAAAGGAAGTAAATTATCAATATTTTCAGAGAGAATGTAGAAAAGATGTTTCGGAAATTTTCTGA
- a CDS encoding GIY-YIG nuclease family protein, translating into MENLIDRFADICFTLSREDILELDKEDNGAIHNVISGINRNCFGVKLFDDQASLLVHMFFINNLNQLKGDIICLEIDDPEYFTLLFRFCLMIADDYEEIDAINAFNIFQTRLRSFLEKMGFFTTTTIELKMFECKNAVGASSRPIKVIRLIDKVEFLRELFDNNYELKSEEDKEYVYLMVNEETSLIKIGTSIKPHYREKTLHSQEPKIFIIAVWCCDKALERELHKKYSKSRVRGEWFRLKLRELEEIGKFMNLKCNIQL; encoded by the coding sequence ATGGAAAACTTAATAGATAGATTTGCCGATATTTGTTTTACTTTATCCAGAGAAGATATTCTGGAATTAGATAAGGAAGACAATGGCGCAATACATAATGTTATATCTGGAATTAATCGCAATTGCTTTGGGGTTAAATTATTTGATGATCAAGCATCACTTCTAGTTCATATGTTTTTTATAAACAATCTGAATCAATTAAAAGGGGATATCATCTGCCTAGAAATTGATGACCCTGAATATTTTACTCTTCTTTTCCGATTCTGCCTAATGATTGCCGATGATTACGAAGAAATTGATGCTATCAATGCATTTAATATTTTCCAAACGCGCTTGAGATCTTTTCTAGAAAAAATGGGATTTTTTACCACAACAACAATTGAGCTGAAAATGTTCGAGTGTAAAAACGCGGTTGGAGCTTCTTCAAGACCTATCAAAGTGATTAGACTAATTGACAAAGTTGAATTCCTTCGAGAATTATTTGACAATAATTACGAACTGAAATCCGAAGAAGATAAAGAATATGTTTATTTGATGGTAAATGAAGAAACATCATTAATTAAAATAGGTACAAGCATAAAACCACATTATCGTGAAAAGACGCTTCATTCACAGGAGCCAAAAATCTTCATAATTGCAGTATGGTGTTGCGACAAAGCCTTAGAAAGAGAGCTTCATAAAAAATACAGTAAAAGCAGAGTTCGAGGCGAATGGTTTAGATTAAAACTTAGAGAATTAGAGGAGATTGGAAAATTCATGAATTTAAAATGTAATATCCAGTTATAA